In Heliangelus exortis chromosome Z, bHelExo1.hap1, whole genome shotgun sequence, a genomic segment contains:
- the LOC139790242 gene encoding endoplasmic reticulum aminopeptidase 1-like translates to MAPRVPVRPFPTILGLLSLVSALGGDAGFPWGSIRLPTRVIPLRYQLLIHPNLTTLTFTGKAAIEVMVTQQTCAVILHSKRLSITRATVLSGRGHPEEEARVVEHQSFEQVALLTTQPLRAGHNYTLSIQYHANLSHTFRGFYKSTYRTREGELRVLAATQFEPTAARMAFPCFDEPAFKARFSIKIRRDNKHLALSNMPVVKSVNITPCLVEDHFDTTVKMSTYLVAFIISDFKSISKMTRRGVKVSVYTVPDRIHQADYALDAAVRLLEFYEDYFSIPYPLPKQDLAAIPDFQSGAMENWGLTTYRESALLYDPEKSSASSKLWITKIIAHELAHQWFGNLVTMEWWNDLWLNEGFAMFMEFVSVNVTHPELRVEDHFLRRCFDAMVVDSLNSSHPISTPVEDPAQILEMFDDVSYEKGSCVLNMLRDYLTADVFKAGLVQYLQKYSYQNTKNEDLWNSMTNICPTEKTELQSDGFCRSSQESSSNAHWTQGEALDVRAMMDTWTLQRGFPLVTVTVRGKNIHLQQEHYRRGADAPAPTGNLWHIPLTYITSKSGTVQRFLMTTKADVMILPGMVNWIKFNVDMSGYYLMHYEDDGWDRLINLLRRNHTVISSNDRASLINNIFQLVRIKKLPVSKAFDLTLYLKHEREMVPVLQGMSELVPIYRLMERREVDGVEKELQEYLISLFKGLVDEQPWSDEGSASERLLRDSLLLFACVHRYQPCLDRARGFFTEWQKSNGTFRVPADVKTAVYAVGAQTPEGWDFLLSKYQLHTFSAEKEKMELALSLSRSQDKLQWLMDQGLGGDGIIRAQDLPHIIVLVANNPSGHHLAWTFLKENWDKLIEKFGLGSSSIANIVTGVTRCYSTRSQLAEVREFFSSLEEKGAGLRCVQQALETIEHNLQWMDRNLEEVKTWLRKKHL, encoded by the exons ATGGCACCGCGGGTCCCGGTCCGTCCGTTTCCAACCATCCTGGGACTGCTGAGCTTGGTTTCGGCGCTCGGCGGGGACGCGGGGTTCCCCTGGGGGTCCATCCGGCTGCCCACGCGTGTCATCCCGCTGCGTTACCAGCTCCTCATCCACCCCAACCTCACCACCCTGACCTTCACGGGGAAGGCTGCCATCGAGGTGATGGTGACCCAGCAGACCTGCGCCGTCATCCTGCACAGCAAACGGCTCAGCATCACCAGGGCCACCGTCCTGAGTGGCAGGGGACACCCAGAAGAGGAGGCACGGGTGGTGGAACACCAGTCCTTCGAGCAGGTAGCACTCCTCACCACCCAGCCACTGCGGGCTGGGCACAACTACACCCTCAGCATCCAGTACCACGCCAACCTCTCCCACACCTTCCGTGGTTTTTACAAAAGCACCTACAGGACCCGGGAAGGGGAACTCAG ggtgctggcagcCACACAGTTTGAGCCCACGGCCGCCCGCATGGCTTTCCCCTGCTTCGACGAGCCAGCCTTCAAAGCCAGGTTTTCCATTAAAATCAGGAGGGACAACAAGCACCTTGCACTCTCCAACATGCCAGTT GTGAAGTCTGTGAATATAACTCCCTGCCTTGTTGAGGACCATTTTGATACCACTGTCAAGATGAGTACATACCTTGTGGCCtttataatttcagattttaagtCCATCAGCAAAATGACCCGTCGTGGAGTTAAG GTTTCTGTGTACACAGTGCCAGACAGGATCCACCAGGCTGACTATGCCCTGGATGCTGCTGTCAGACTGCTGGAATTCTATGAGGACTACTTCAGCATTCCATACCCTCTCCCTAAACAAG atttAGCAGCTATTCCTGATTTTCAGTCTGGTGCTATGGAGAACTGGGGACTGACCACATACCGGGAGTCAGCGTTGCTGTATGACCCTGAAAAGTCCTCAGCATCTTCTAAACTTTGGATCACAAAGATAATAGCCCATGAGCTGGCTCATCAG TGGTTTGGCAACCTGGTTACCATGGAGTGGTGGAATGATCTGTGGTTAAATGAAGGGTTTGCAATGTTCATGGAGTTTGTGTCAGTCAACGTTACCCACCCAGAGCTGAGAGTT GAAGACCATTTCTTAAGGAGGTGTTTTGATGCCATGGTAGTGGATTCCTTAAATTCATCACATCCCATATCTACTCCTGTGGAAGATCCAGCTCAGATTTTAGAAATGTTTGATGATGTTTCTTATGAGAAG gGATCTTGTGTATTAAACATGCTGAGGGACTACCTGACTGCTGATGTGTTTAAAGCTGGGCTTGTGCAATACCTGCAGAAATACAGCTATCAGAATACCAAAAATGAAGATCTGTGGAACAGCATGACAAAT ATTTGCCCCACTGAGAAAACTGAACTGCAAAGTGATGgtttctgcagaagcagccaaGAGTCATCTTCAAATGCA CACTGGACTCAAGGAGAGGCTCTTGATGTGAGGGCAATGATGGACACGTGGACACTGCAAAGAGGATTTCCcctggtgacagtgacagtgaggGGGAAGAACATCCacctgcagcaggagcactACAGGAGGGGAGCAGATGCTCCTGCACCCACAGG GAATTTGTGGCACATCCCACTGACCTACATCACCAGCAAATCTGGCACTGTTCAGAGATTTCTGATGACAACTAAAGCAG ATGTCATGATCCTTCCTGGAATGGTGAACTGGATTAAATTCAATGTGGACATGAGTGGGTATTACCTCATGCACTATGAAGATGATGGGTGGGACCGCCTGATCAACCTTCTGAGGAGGAACCACACAGTAATTAGCAGCAATGACAGAGCAAGCCTCATTAACAACATATTCCAGCTTGTGAG AATAAAAAAGTTGCCAGTTTCCAAAGCTTTTGATTTGACTTTGTATCTGAAACACGAGAGGGAAATGGTGCCTGTGCTCCAAGGGATGAGCGAGCTGGTTCCCATATACAGGCtgatggagaggagggaggtggACGGTGTGGAAAAAGAGCTACAG GAGTATTTGATCAGCCTGTTCAAGGGGCTGGTGGACGAGCAGCCGTGGAGTGACGAGGGCTCAGCGTCAGAGCGGCTGCTCAGGgactctctgctgctctttgcctGTGTGCACAGGTACCAACCCTGCCTGGACAGGGCCAGAGGATTCTtcacagagtggcagaaatCCAATGGGACCTTCAG GGTGCCAGCAGATGTGAAGACAGCTGTGTATGCTGTAGGAGCACAGACACCTGAGGGCTGGGATTTCCTCCTCAGCAAGTACCAGCTCCACACCTTCAgtgcagagaaggagaagatggagCTGGCCCTCAGCCTCAGCAGAAGTCAGGACAAGCTGCAGTG GCTGATGGATCAAGGTCTGGGTGGTGATGGTATCATAAGAGCTCAGGATCTTCCACACATTATTGTACTTGTTGCCAACAACCCCTCTGGACATCACCTAGCTTGGACcttcttaaaagaaaactggGACAAACTTATAGAAAA gtttGGACTTGGTTCCAGTTCCATTGCAAACATTGTCACTGGGGTGACCAGGTGCTACTCCACCAGGTCACAGCTCGCAGAG GTCAGGGAATTCTTCAGCTCTCTGGAGGAGAAGGGTGCAGGGCTTCGCTGTGTCCAGCAAGCTCTGGAGACCATTGAGCACAATTTACAGTGGATGGACAGAAATCTGGAGGAAGTCAAAACCTGGCTGCgaaaaaaacatctgtaa